From a single Labrenzia sp. PHM005 genomic region:
- the pheT gene encoding phenylalanine--tRNA ligase subunit beta, with the protein MKFTLSWLKDHLETDASLEEILDRLNMIGLEVEEVTNRADRLKPFKIAKVLEAEQHPNADRLRVLKVDTGEGDPVQVVCGAPNARAGLVGVLGKPGDYVPGLDVTLSVGKIRDVESFGMMCSERELEMSDEHDGIIDLPSDAPVGVNYAEWAGLDEPVIEIGLTPNRPDCTGVYGIARDLAAAGLGKLKERSHEQIRGSYPCPIDVALDFGDKKPMCKAFGLRMVKGIKNGPSPQWLQDRLTAIGLRPINALVDITNYITFDQGRPLHVFDADKVHGNLVVRRGKQGEKIDGLNDKSYDVDDTICVISDDNGVESLGGILGGVPSGCTEDTVNVLIESALWDEDDIAATGRKLGINTDARYRFERGVDPDYMMPGLEYATRMVLDLCGGEPSEAIRAGDIPDSTNIIDFPYSEIKRLSGIETTPAEANVTLKALGFWISGTGDTVKVAAPSWRPDIEGKADLVEEVTRIVGLDRVPSTPLPRIGTVAQTVLTSGQIRRSKARRALAARGFNESVTWSFIAKEHAELFGGGGATLSLANPISPDMSDMRPSLLPGLFMAAQRNADRGYGDVTLFEIGQVFESDTPDGQKTVAAGVRRGTAKMAGSGRHWSGASEAVDVFDAKADAESALAAIGAPVDKLQVVADAPNTFHPGRSGCLKLGPKNTLAVFGEVHPRILQKMDIEGPLVAFEINLDALPQPKAKAGRSKGSLNASDLMPVRRDFAFLVAKDVTAEKLLRAARGAEKNLIADVTLFDIYEGTGVPEGQKSVAIDVVLQPRKKTLTDEEIDAVAKKIIANVEKATGGTLRG; encoded by the coding sequence ATGAAATTCACTCTGTCCTGGCTCAAGGACCATCTGGAGACCGACGCCAGCCTTGAGGAGATTTTGGATCGCCTGAACATGATCGGCCTTGAGGTGGAAGAGGTCACCAATAGGGCAGATCGGCTGAAGCCATTCAAAATCGCAAAAGTTCTGGAAGCCGAACAGCACCCGAATGCCGACCGCTTGCGTGTTTTGAAAGTAGACACCGGCGAAGGTGACCCGGTTCAAGTCGTCTGCGGCGCACCAAACGCGCGGGCGGGCCTGGTCGGCGTACTCGGCAAGCCGGGTGATTATGTTCCTGGCCTTGATGTCACGCTTTCCGTTGGCAAGATCCGCGATGTCGAAAGCTTCGGCATGATGTGCTCTGAACGTGAACTTGAGATGTCCGACGAGCACGATGGCATCATTGACCTGCCGTCAGACGCTCCAGTGGGAGTCAACTATGCGGAATGGGCCGGACTGGATGAACCGGTCATTGAAATCGGCCTTACGCCGAACCGTCCAGATTGCACTGGTGTTTATGGTATTGCCCGTGACTTGGCGGCTGCAGGTCTTGGAAAGCTAAAAGAACGTTCGCACGAACAGATCCGCGGCTCCTATCCCTGCCCGATCGATGTAGCGCTCGATTTTGGCGACAAAAAACCAATGTGTAAGGCCTTCGGTCTTCGAATGGTCAAAGGTATCAAGAACGGCCCGTCGCCTCAGTGGCTGCAGGATCGCCTGACCGCTATCGGCTTGCGTCCGATCAACGCGCTGGTCGACATTACCAACTACATCACTTTTGACCAAGGCCGCCCGCTGCACGTCTTCGACGCGGATAAGGTCCATGGCAATCTCGTCGTGCGCCGCGGCAAGCAAGGCGAGAAGATCGACGGACTGAACGACAAGTCCTATGACGTTGACGATACGATTTGTGTCATCTCCGACGACAATGGCGTTGAGAGCCTTGGCGGCATCCTGGGCGGCGTACCGTCGGGCTGTACCGAAGACACCGTCAATGTACTGATCGAATCCGCGCTTTGGGACGAAGACGATATAGCCGCCACTGGCCGCAAGCTCGGCATCAACACTGATGCCCGATACCGGTTCGAGCGTGGCGTCGACCCGGACTACATGATGCCTGGCCTCGAATATGCGACTCGTATGGTTCTGGATCTGTGTGGCGGTGAGCCGTCTGAAGCCATCCGGGCCGGCGATATTCCGGACAGCACCAACATCATTGATTTCCCGTATTCTGAAATCAAACGCCTGTCTGGGATCGAAACCACTCCAGCCGAAGCCAATGTCACCCTGAAAGCGCTCGGGTTCTGGATTTCTGGAACCGGTGACACGGTTAAAGTTGCCGCCCCAAGCTGGCGCCCGGACATTGAAGGCAAAGCCGATCTGGTTGAAGAGGTCACACGGATCGTGGGGCTGGACCGGGTACCGTCTACACCGCTGCCGCGCATAGGAACGGTGGCACAAACGGTGCTTACGTCCGGCCAGATCCGCCGCAGCAAAGCCCGCCGGGCACTTGCAGCCCGGGGCTTCAACGAATCTGTCACATGGTCCTTCATTGCAAAGGAGCATGCAGAATTGTTCGGCGGCGGCGGCGCGACGCTGTCGCTTGCCAATCCGATTTCACCGGACATGTCGGACATGCGGCCAAGCCTTCTGCCGGGTCTGTTCATGGCAGCTCAACGCAATGCGGATCGCGGCTATGGTGACGTGACCTTGTTTGAGATCGGCCAGGTGTTTGAATCGGATACGCCTGACGGTCAAAAAACGGTTGCTGCCGGCGTTCGCCGAGGAACAGCGAAGATGGCCGGCAGTGGCCGCCACTGGTCTGGTGCTTCTGAGGCTGTCGATGTTTTTGATGCTAAAGCGGATGCGGAATCCGCGCTTGCAGCAATCGGTGCTCCGGTCGACAAACTGCAGGTGGTGGCCGATGCGCCGAACACATTCCACCCCGGCCGCTCCGGCTGCCTGAAGCTGGGCCCGAAGAATACGCTCGCAGTCTTTGGCGAGGTTCATCCGCGTATCTTGCAGAAGATGGATATCGAAGGCCCGCTGGTCGCCTTTGAAATCAATCTGGATGCCCTGCCACAGCCAAAAGCAAAAGCCGGCCGGTCGAAAGGTTCGCTGAATGCCTCCGACTTGATGCCGGTTCGCCGTGACTTTGCGTTCCTGGTTGCCAAGGACGTCACAGCCGAAAAACTTCTGCGTGCGGCCCGTGGTGCGGAGAAAAACCTGATCGCGGACGTTACTCTGTTCGATATCTATGAAGGCACCGGTGTCCCTGAAGGACAAAAATCCGTCGCGATCGATGTCGTTCTTCAACCGCGCAAGAAAACACTCACGGACGAAGAAATCGATGCCGTGGCCAAGAAGATTATCGCGAACGTCGAGAAAGCGACCGGCGGTACGCTTCGCGGCTAA
- a CDS encoding nucleotidyltransferase family protein, translating into MLPSAVSNFDYNILADTASTEETTRLKHLAALLQEIPHIMDILKCIKDLDLRDGWLVSGGIYQTVWNVITDRPLTHGIKDYDVIYYDGRDLSYEAEDAVIQQIQSALPKLGELVEVRNQARVHLWYEQRFGRPYRALDCAMDSLTTYASRTHAVAARLGDDGQMIIHAPFGLANIFAMRLVPNYFQPNPETHSEKAARMKALWPELEVIPWDDTQMLA; encoded by the coding sequence ATGTTGCCTTCAGCCGTTTCCAATTTCGATTACAACATTCTTGCAGATACAGCCTCGACCGAAGAAACAACACGCCTGAAGCACCTGGCGGCTCTTCTTCAGGAAATTCCGCATATCATGGACATCCTCAAGTGCATCAAGGATCTTGATCTAAGGGATGGCTGGCTGGTGTCTGGCGGCATCTATCAGACTGTCTGGAACGTAATAACCGATCGGCCACTTACGCATGGCATCAAGGATTATGACGTCATTTATTATGACGGCCGCGACTTGTCCTATGAAGCAGAAGATGCGGTCATTCAGCAGATTCAATCTGCATTGCCAAAGCTCGGCGAGCTTGTGGAAGTGCGCAACCAAGCCCGGGTCCATCTTTGGTACGAACAACGATTTGGCCGACCATACCGCGCGCTGGACTGCGCAATGGATTCCTTGACCACTTACGCATCACGAACCCACGCGGTCGCCGCACGGCTCGGCGATGATGGCCAAATGATCATCCACGCGCCCTTCGGACTTGCAAACATCTTTGCGATGCGCCTGGTGCCAAATTACTTCCAGCCCAACCCTGAAACCCACTCGGAAAAGGCCGCCCGGATGAAAGCTCTCTGGCCGGAGTTAGAGGTTATCCCCTGGGACGACACACAAATGTTGGCCTAA
- the pabB gene encoding aminodeoxychorismate synthase component I: MSQRTLKTGSVLLLDVLKRRTALLFDAPKEIVTCTRLKDVEAALLRLEAAQKTGLYAAGFLAYELGFAFEEKLRSRFEETGEPLMWFGLYERAQELSLSEAVGILEAGGEDTSPSFSKPAFDMGPEAYGTAFSQVQDHLAKGDIYQVNLTLRARFQQQGAPERLFQDLLRRQPVEFASFLKLEDRTVLSLSPELFLERHGETLRTRPMKGTEPRGRFASEDARIARDLAKDAKQRSENIMIVDLMRNDLSRIAETGSVKVKKLCEVERYQSVQQMTSTVEAAVPKTTGFSEIIRHLFPCGSITGAPKLSAMQIAHNLETGPRGVYTGSIGYLAPGGDFRFNVAIRTLVLRNDGTGEAGTGSGVIFDSKADQEYDECALKLKFMTEDVPEFDLIETMAYAPDTGYMLLDRHMQRLQKSAAYFGFEFDRPALNDRLAREAANYKGSQRVRLLLGRSGDISISATELPPVDRGTLFNLVLATETTRSDDRFLFHKTTNRAFYDETRARYQAETGCQEVLFANERGHLTEGSFTTLFLKIGGRLLTPALEHGVLPGTFREGLLERGLAVEADLSRADLERAEAVFVGNSVRGLVRGRMIATEKTEPASTLQNAGALEENRLSG; encoded by the coding sequence ATGTCTCAACGTACGTTAAAAACTGGGTCTGTTCTGCTTCTGGACGTTTTGAAACGCCGGACGGCTCTGTTGTTTGATGCGCCAAAGGAGATCGTGACCTGCACCCGGCTCAAAGACGTGGAAGCAGCGCTTCTTCGTCTGGAGGCAGCACAAAAAACAGGCCTTTATGCTGCTGGTTTCCTTGCCTATGAACTCGGCTTTGCTTTTGAGGAAAAGCTCCGCAGCCGATTTGAGGAGACCGGCGAACCACTCATGTGGTTTGGTCTTTATGAGAGGGCGCAAGAGCTCTCACTTTCTGAAGCTGTTGGTATTCTGGAGGCCGGTGGCGAAGACACCTCGCCTTCATTTTCCAAACCGGCCTTCGACATGGGGCCGGAAGCCTATGGGACGGCTTTTTCACAAGTTCAGGATCATTTGGCAAAAGGCGATATCTATCAGGTTAATCTGACGCTGCGAGCCCGCTTTCAGCAACAAGGGGCACCAGAACGCTTGTTCCAGGATTTGCTGCGGCGGCAACCGGTCGAATTTGCAAGTTTCCTAAAACTTGAGGACCGGACCGTTTTGTCTCTTTCACCGGAGTTGTTTTTGGAGCGTCACGGTGAGACCTTGCGAACCCGTCCGATGAAGGGAACAGAACCGCGCGGCCGGTTTGCATCTGAAGATGCGCGCATTGCGCGGGATCTGGCGAAGGATGCGAAGCAGAGGTCTGAAAACATCATGATCGTCGATCTGATGCGCAATGACCTTTCGCGGATTGCCGAAACGGGATCGGTAAAAGTCAAAAAACTGTGTGAAGTTGAGCGCTACCAGAGTGTTCAACAAATGACGTCTACCGTGGAGGCCGCGGTTCCGAAAACGACTGGGTTTTCAGAGATCATCCGGCATTTGTTTCCCTGTGGGTCGATTACCGGAGCGCCCAAACTGAGCGCCATGCAAATTGCACATAATCTGGAGACTGGGCCGCGCGGGGTCTACACTGGATCCATTGGCTATTTGGCACCAGGCGGGGATTTCCGCTTCAATGTGGCGATCCGGACGCTTGTGTTGCGAAACGATGGAACCGGGGAAGCTGGCACTGGTTCGGGTGTCATCTTTGATTCCAAGGCGGATCAGGAATACGACGAATGTGCGCTCAAGCTGAAATTCATGACGGAAGATGTGCCGGAATTCGATTTGATCGAGACAATGGCATATGCCCCGGATACTGGCTACATGCTGTTGGATCGCCACATGCAGCGGCTGCAAAAGTCTGCGGCCTATTTTGGATTTGAGTTTGACCGGCCGGCCTTGAACGACCGGCTCGCACGTGAAGCGGCAAACTACAAAGGTTCGCAGCGTGTCCGGCTCCTGCTTGGCCGAAGTGGCGATATTTCCATTTCAGCGACGGAGTTGCCGCCGGTCGACCGGGGTACCTTATTCAATTTGGTGCTCGCCACCGAAACCACCCGATCTGATGACAGATTCCTCTTCCACAAGACCACCAACCGGGCTTTTTATGATGAAACCCGCGCGCGGTATCAGGCAGAAACTGGCTGCCAGGAAGTCTTGTTTGCAAATGAAAGGGGCCATTTGACCGAAGGCTCCTTTACGACGCTGTTCCTGAAAATCGGTGGCCGCTTGCTGACACCCGCACTTGAGCATGGCGTTCTGCCAGGGACATTCCGCGAGGGGTTACTCGAACGCGGGCTTGCTGTTGAAGCCGATTTATCCCGAGCAGACCTTGAAAGAGCAGAGGCGGTTTTTGTCGGGAATTCGGTGCGTGGTTTGGTTCGAGGGCGTATGATCGCCACCGAAAAGACCGAACCGGCGAGCACGTTGCAAAACGCTGGCGCTTTGGAAGAAAACCGGCTGTCTGGCTAA
- a CDS encoding methyl-accepting chemotaxis protein: protein MSETVTELSGLDMLREKFSRIVIFFTWFNVFLVIGTAWWVGNVSFVTICGGALLLGVAATASWVRFGIGIETRLATAMSQAGLVALFVASLHTPDVQASFQLDGHMYFFAVLAILAGWVDWRALVGYAAVVAVHHLVLNFAMPWAVFPAGADFGRVVFHALIVVAEVAALWWTTDCVAKAFADSDEAREQAEAAQTEASVLQNQDEHRAEEEREKQNAVADRIARFQSEITAKLDGVTAKVDEMRGSAQDLGQIADDTSSRAASVSDASENASSNVQTVASAAEELSSSISEISRQVEQTTGIVMRATENAQTSNQKVAGLAEAANRIGEVVTLIQAIAEQTNLLALNATIEAARAGEAGKGFAVVAAEVKELATQTSKATEEIGAQISAIQAETKDAVESIGAIASTMDEVNSYTSAIAAAVEEQGGATQEISRNVAEAADGTGRVAANIGDVRESAERTGTSALSMVDATQMLNDEAADMRRSIDNFLKDVAAA from the coding sequence ATGAGCGAAACAGTAACCGAATTGTCGGGCCTGGATATGCTGCGGGAGAAGTTCTCCCGGATCGTCATCTTCTTCACATGGTTTAACGTGTTTCTGGTCATCGGCACGGCCTGGTGGGTTGGCAACGTGTCGTTTGTCACGATTTGTGGCGGTGCTCTGCTGTTAGGTGTTGCAGCGACTGCAAGCTGGGTCCGCTTTGGAATTGGCATTGAAACCCGGCTCGCGACAGCAATGTCTCAGGCTGGATTGGTCGCACTTTTTGTGGCCTCGCTTCACACGCCAGATGTTCAAGCCTCCTTCCAGCTCGATGGCCATATGTATTTCTTTGCCGTATTGGCGATCCTGGCCGGTTGGGTGGACTGGCGGGCACTGGTTGGATATGCAGCAGTTGTTGCGGTTCACCACCTGGTTTTGAACTTCGCCATGCCGTGGGCGGTATTTCCCGCTGGGGCTGACTTCGGCCGGGTGGTGTTTCATGCTTTGATCGTTGTTGCGGAAGTGGCCGCCCTTTGGTGGACGACGGATTGTGTGGCGAAAGCCTTTGCGGACTCTGATGAGGCGCGAGAGCAGGCCGAAGCAGCTCAAACCGAAGCGAGCGTTCTCCAAAATCAGGATGAGCACCGTGCAGAAGAAGAGCGTGAGAAACAAAATGCGGTCGCAGATCGGATCGCGCGTTTCCAGTCGGAAATTACGGCGAAACTCGACGGTGTGACTGCAAAAGTGGACGAAATGCGCGGTTCTGCCCAGGACCTTGGCCAGATTGCGGATGACACCTCCAGCAGGGCCGCATCTGTTTCCGATGCGTCGGAAAACGCCTCGTCCAACGTTCAGACTGTTGCGTCTGCGGCAGAAGAACTCAGCAGCTCGATTTCGGAGATTTCCCGGCAAGTGGAACAGACGACCGGCATTGTCATGAGGGCGACCGAGAATGCGCAGACCAGCAACCAGAAAGTCGCGGGGCTTGCGGAAGCTGCGAACCGTATTGGCGAAGTGGTGACACTCATTCAAGCGATTGCCGAGCAAACGAATCTTCTTGCCTTAAACGCGACAATCGAAGCGGCCCGTGCTGGCGAGGCTGGCAAGGGCTTTGCCGTTGTTGCAGCCGAAGTGAAAGAACTGGCGACCCAAACCTCCAAGGCGACCGAAGAAATTGGCGCGCAGATCTCAGCCATTCAGGCAGAGACCAAGGATGCGGTTGAGTCCATCGGGGCGATCGCCTCCACCATGGATGAAGTCAACAGCTATACCTCGGCGATTGCTGCCGCTGTTGAAGAACAAGGCGGTGCGACCCAGGAGATTTCCCGCAATGTGGCCGAGGCTGCAGATGGCACCGGACGGGTTGCTGCAAACATTGGGGATGTACGCGAATCGGCCGAGCGGACAGGAACCTCTGCTCTGTCGATGGTTGACGCAACGCAAATGTTGAATGACGAAGCTGCGGATATGCGGCGTTCGATCGACAATTTCTTGAAGGATGTTGCGGCGGCATAA
- the msrA gene encoding peptide-methionine (S)-S-oxide reductase MsrA yields MSFMTMLSKKFSLPNASEALPGRQDAIHPEAPHFVNGKTMTGPYPDGLETVLLGMGCFWGAERLFWSLPGVHVTAVGYAGGLTPNPTYHETCTGRTGHTEAVLVVYDPEQIGIGDLLKVFWENHDPTQGMRQGNDTGTQYRSAIYAPTDTLLEFAEASKESYQSALRSGGISNTITTEIRKLDEFYFAEDYHQQYLAKNPDGYCGIGGTGVTCPAGLGQDI; encoded by the coding sequence ATGTCTTTCATGACCATGTTGAGTAAAAAGTTCTCTTTACCGAACGCGTCAGAGGCGCTTCCCGGGCGCCAAGACGCGATCCATCCGGAGGCCCCCCACTTTGTAAATGGGAAAACGATGACCGGGCCCTATCCGGACGGACTGGAAACAGTGCTTTTGGGCATGGGCTGCTTTTGGGGTGCGGAACGTCTGTTCTGGTCTTTGCCGGGCGTTCATGTGACGGCGGTTGGTTATGCTGGCGGATTAACGCCCAATCCAACCTATCATGAAACCTGTACGGGCCGGACCGGGCATACAGAAGCCGTGCTTGTTGTTTATGACCCCGAACAGATCGGAATAGGTGATCTATTAAAAGTGTTCTGGGAAAACCATGATCCGACGCAAGGCATGCGTCAGGGAAATGATACGGGAACTCAATACCGGTCCGCCATTTATGCTCCGACGGACACTCTGCTAGAGTTTGCTGAGGCATCCAAAGAATCTTATCAATCGGCGCTGCGAAGCGGTGGGATTAGCAACACCATCACCACAGAAATCCGCAAACTCGACGAATTCTATTTCGCCGAGGATTATCACCAACAGTATCTGGCGAAAAACCCAGATGGGTATTGCGGAATTGGTGGTACTGGCGTGACGTGTCCAGCCGGTCTTGGCCAGGATATCTAG
- a CDS encoding lipopolysaccharide biosynthesis protein: MRANGDKRIRKLKNLISQRFGLIGASVELHYAALTALAVKIAAAGLGFGSQILLAQVLGAEQYGLYSYFWVWIMVGGLVTSFGLSEAATRFIAEYRDTGKYDLAWGFIWNALSLTLITSIGLAVIGISWAFIFQQTLPEGYVTLIVLALLCLPLMALQELMEGYALSFSWTGLGHIPPYVLRQALIMVLVLAFVLAGNTVTAATALLCVLLALLLSAGGQLVIFLHRTAKILPKAPLKTERRHWMKTALPMLLASGFQLCLTFSDIIILGMFLDSSTVALYFAATRITSQIAAVQFSVLSAVAQKMSSFKATDNLVALRELVHNSVRWIFWPTLAITVGILVAGWPLLWLFGAEFTSAYSLLPILALGLLVRASTGGAEDALKMVGYEYAEFKAKAVSTGLNLVLNFSLIPWLGMHGAAIATTVSLIVYSIMIELMVRRYLGTSSFIGSLKRV; encoded by the coding sequence TTGCGGGCGAACGGAGATAAGCGAATTCGAAAGCTGAAGAACCTAATTTCACAGCGTTTCGGATTGATCGGAGCATCCGTTGAGCTGCATTATGCCGCGCTGACCGCGCTCGCCGTGAAAATAGCCGCGGCAGGGCTTGGTTTTGGCAGCCAAATTCTTCTCGCCCAGGTTCTTGGCGCTGAGCAGTATGGTCTTTACTCCTATTTTTGGGTCTGGATCATGGTCGGTGGGCTGGTCACCAGCTTTGGGCTGAGTGAAGCGGCCACACGCTTCATCGCTGAGTATCGGGACACCGGTAAGTATGATCTTGCCTGGGGGTTTATTTGGAACGCCCTGTCGCTGACACTTATCACTTCCATTGGCTTGGCGGTCATCGGCATCTCCTGGGCTTTCATATTTCAGCAAACCCTGCCGGAGGGGTATGTAACTCTCATTGTCTTGGCCCTGTTGTGCTTGCCGCTGATGGCTTTGCAGGAGCTCATGGAGGGGTACGCGCTCTCCTTTTCCTGGACCGGTCTTGGCCACATTCCACCTTATGTCTTGCGTCAGGCTCTGATTATGGTTCTGGTTTTGGCTTTTGTCCTTGCCGGGAACACTGTAACTGCGGCCACGGCTTTGCTTTGTGTTCTGCTGGCATTGCTTTTATCAGCCGGTGGCCAACTGGTGATTTTTCTACATAGAACCGCGAAAATTCTGCCGAAAGCCCCTTTGAAGACAGAGCGCAGGCACTGGATGAAAACAGCACTGCCGATGCTTCTTGCCAGTGGGTTCCAGCTCTGCTTGACTTTCAGCGACATAATCATTTTGGGGATGTTCTTAGACAGTTCCACCGTTGCTCTGTATTTCGCAGCAACACGGATCACGTCCCAAATCGCAGCTGTGCAGTTTTCGGTCTTAAGCGCAGTGGCGCAAAAAATGTCGTCCTTCAAAGCAACAGACAATCTGGTTGCTTTGCGCGAACTTGTGCACAATTCGGTGCGGTGGATCTTTTGGCCAACACTCGCAATCACGGTTGGAATTCTTGTGGCGGGGTGGCCCTTGTTGTGGCTGTTCGGAGCAGAATTTACCTCGGCCTATTCTCTGCTGCCGATCCTTGCGCTCGGGCTTCTGGTGCGCGCCAGCACGGGTGGGGCGGAAGATGCGCTGAAAATGGTTGGCTATGAATACGCAGAATTCAAAGCAAAGGCGGTGTCCACGGGCCTGAATTTGGTTCTGAATTTTTCGCTGATTCCGTGGCTTGGCATGCACGGTGCAGCTATTGCGACGACCGTTTCGCTGATCGTCTATTCCATCATGATCGAGCTGATGGTTCGGCGGTATCTTGGGACATCATCTTTTATCGGTTCATTGAAACGCGTTTGA
- a CDS encoding GNAT family N-acetyltransferase gives MGELATQKRRSFEPTNPAGEKEYSNQKLTNEERHLNKPEKFDAELVPLSEANHFMGDWLRLAERAVDPTPYYNPAYLLASAKHLCPETSCQLVLVWQGDGPKKLVGLFPISVKGIRYGYLHPVCELWRDCVTGNTVPLISGETIETVETVWSCFLEFLARHPNLPDVLHCRELGADTQSGLALQNLVSGKGIIRNVENSHERAVAKPVSSYADYTKKWSKKRSRNLRAAHRKLAEKGTVTFENISQSDPGFSDALDELLKLEASGWKGQMGTAFNSQKGSRDFALNAFNPKILPSAALLSVIRLDGRIIAGLFNLVSQGHVFGVRSGIDESLAQCSPGILAYTWLLEKLLETGDYQLLDSCTDGNHLLNKYWLERKTIEAVYVTASQRSGAKRIDRIINTRRAAKTLRDSCNGLIGRIRQKR, from the coding sequence ATGGGTGAGTTGGCAACTCAGAAGCGTCGAAGTTTTGAACCTACCAATCCTGCAGGCGAAAAAGAGTATTCAAATCAAAAATTAACAAACGAAGAGCGCCATCTTAACAAGCCGGAAAAATTTGATGCTGAGCTGGTTCCGTTGTCGGAAGCCAACCACTTCATGGGAGATTGGCTGCGATTGGCAGAGCGGGCCGTTGATCCCACCCCCTATTATAATCCGGCTTATTTGCTGGCCAGCGCCAAACATCTTTGTCCCGAAACCTCTTGCCAGCTTGTGCTCGTATGGCAAGGCGACGGACCCAAGAAGCTGGTAGGTCTATTTCCAATTTCGGTGAAGGGGATCCGGTACGGGTATCTTCATCCGGTTTGCGAGTTATGGCGGGACTGCGTGACTGGGAACACCGTGCCGCTAATTTCAGGTGAAACGATCGAAACTGTAGAAACCGTGTGGTCGTGCTTCTTGGAATTTCTGGCACGCCATCCCAATCTCCCAGATGTACTACATTGCCGTGAATTGGGGGCAGACACCCAGAGTGGGCTTGCCCTTCAGAATCTCGTTTCGGGCAAAGGTATCATTCGAAACGTTGAAAACAGCCACGAACGTGCTGTCGCAAAACCTGTTTCTTCTTACGCTGACTACACTAAGAAATGGTCGAAAAAGCGCTCGAGAAACTTAAGAGCGGCGCATCGCAAGCTGGCCGAAAAGGGCACGGTAACGTTTGAAAACATTTCTCAGTCAGATCCGGGATTCTCGGATGCTTTGGATGAGTTGTTGAAACTTGAGGCGTCTGGCTGGAAGGGGCAAATGGGGACTGCTTTCAATAGCCAGAAAGGTTCACGCGATTTTGCCCTTAATGCTTTCAATCCGAAGATCTTGCCGAGCGCGGCACTCCTATCGGTAATCCGGCTGGATGGGCGCATCATAGCTGGCTTGTTCAATCTGGTTTCACAAGGACATGTGTTCGGCGTGAGGTCGGGAATCGATGAGTCTCTGGCGCAATGCAGCCCGGGCATTCTTGCATATACCTGGTTGCTGGAAAAACTTCTGGAAACTGGGGACTATCAGCTGCTGGATTCGTGCACTGACGGCAATCATTTGCTGAACAAGTATTGGCTTGAGCGCAAGACAATCGAAGCGGTTTATGTTACCGCCAGCCAGCGGTCAGGAGCTAAGCGCATAGATCGCATAATCAACACGCGGCGCGCAGCGAAAACCCTCCGGGACAGCTGTAACGGGCTCATTGGCCGCATACGCCAAAAAAGGTAA